One window from the genome of Penaeus monodon isolate SGIC_2016 chromosome 4, NSTDA_Pmon_1, whole genome shotgun sequence encodes:
- the LOC119569923 gene encoding thrombomodulin-like isoform X1, which produces MQLTILKTVFVIIFFAHPTEPAIGQKCSMNDSCSRLSEECVEGTCICKENAVLMLDQYSLAPKCLLSSSKPCEIDNCPENSICSEDRTCKCDYGYLIVDGKCKKGKFQEILEPCFVENREIFSCDFHKRSLCKSGKCVCFDAFFLDKASGTCKPQAEFLKANNLTEYRVMPGSYCRNNSDCIEGLSCVDFECACPGSCKYKEEKALCDCGAVRIPYDTITLGIILGLLIIEFWRQMIKRTINRHKASVMRAALAQRNTTTDHMELNPLQT; this is translated from the exons ATGCAACTAACAATTCTGAAAACAGTTTTTGTCATCATATTTTTTGCGCATCCAACAG AACCTGCCATTGGCCAGAAATGCTCAATGAACGACAGCTGTTCCCGCCTCTCGGAGGAGTGTGTCGAGGGAACGTGTATTTGCAAGGAAAATGCGGTTTTGATGTTAGACCAATACTCTCTTGCTCCTAAGTGTTTACTGT CTTCATCAAAACCTTGCGAAATTGACAATTGTCCAGAAAATAGTATCTGTTCTGAAGATAGAACTTGCAAATGTGATTATGGATATCTCATCGTTGacggaaaatgtaaaaaag GAAAATTTCAAGAAATCCTCGAACCTTGCTTTGTCGAAAACAGGGAGATTTTCTCGTGTGATTTTCATAAACGCAGCCTGTGCAAGTCAGGAAAATGCGTTTGCTTTGA tGCGTTCTTCTTGGATAAAGCCAGTGGTACGTGCAAACCCCAGGCTGAATTCCTAAAAGCTAATAATCTTACAG AATATCGTGTCATGCCTGGTAGCTACTGCAGGAACAACTCAGATTGCATTGAAGGATTATCCTGCGTAGATTTTGAGTGTGCTTGCCCAGG GTCCTGTAAATACAAGGAGGAAAAGGCACTCTGTGACTGTGGAGCAGTTAGAATTCCCTATGACACTATCACCCTTGGCATTATCCTTGGTTTATTGATTATTGAGTTTTGGAGGCAAATGATCAAAAGGACAATAAATAG ACACAAGGCAAGTGTTATGCGAGCAGCACTTGCTCAACGGAACACGACCACCGACCATATGGAATTAAACCCACTTCAAACCTAG
- the LOC119569923 gene encoding uncharacterized protein LOC119569923 isoform X2, translating to MQLTILKTVFVIIFFAHPTASSKPCEIDNCPENSICSEDRTCKCDYGYLIVDGKCKKGKFQEILEPCFVENREIFSCDFHKRSLCKSGKCVCFDAFFLDKASGTCKPQAEFLKANNLTEYRVMPGSYCRNNSDCIEGLSCVDFECACPGSCKYKEEKALCDCGAVRIPYDTITLGIILGLLIIEFWRQMIKRTINRHKASVMRAALAQRNTTTDHMELNPLQT from the exons ATGCAACTAACAATTCTGAAAACAGTTTTTGTCATCATATTTTTTGCGCATCCAACAG CTTCATCAAAACCTTGCGAAATTGACAATTGTCCAGAAAATAGTATCTGTTCTGAAGATAGAACTTGCAAATGTGATTATGGATATCTCATCGTTGacggaaaatgtaaaaaag GAAAATTTCAAGAAATCCTCGAACCTTGCTTTGTCGAAAACAGGGAGATTTTCTCGTGTGATTTTCATAAACGCAGCCTGTGCAAGTCAGGAAAATGCGTTTGCTTTGA tGCGTTCTTCTTGGATAAAGCCAGTGGTACGTGCAAACCCCAGGCTGAATTCCTAAAAGCTAATAATCTTACAG AATATCGTGTCATGCCTGGTAGCTACTGCAGGAACAACTCAGATTGCATTGAAGGATTATCCTGCGTAGATTTTGAGTGTGCTTGCCCAGG GTCCTGTAAATACAAGGAGGAAAAGGCACTCTGTGACTGTGGAGCAGTTAGAATTCCCTATGACACTATCACCCTTGGCATTATCCTTGGTTTATTGATTATTGAGTTTTGGAGGCAAATGATCAAAAGGACAATAAATAG ACACAAGGCAAGTGTTATGCGAGCAGCACTTGCTCAACGGAACACGACCACCGACCATATGGAATTAAACCCACTTCAAACCTAG
- the LOC119569923 gene encoding uncharacterized protein LOC119569923 isoform X3 — translation MQLTILKTVFVIIFFAHPTEPAIGQKCSMNDSCSRLSEECVEGTCICKENAVLMLDQYSLAPKCLLSSSKPCEIDNCPENSICSEDRTCKCDYGYLIVDGKCKKGKFQEILEPCFVENREIFSCDFHKRSLCKSGKCVCFDAFFLDKASGTCKPQAEFLKANNLTEYRVMPGSYCRNNSDCIEGLSCVDFECACPGHKASVMRAALAQRNTTTDHMELNPLQT, via the exons ATGCAACTAACAATTCTGAAAACAGTTTTTGTCATCATATTTTTTGCGCATCCAACAG AACCTGCCATTGGCCAGAAATGCTCAATGAACGACAGCTGTTCCCGCCTCTCGGAGGAGTGTGTCGAGGGAACGTGTATTTGCAAGGAAAATGCGGTTTTGATGTTAGACCAATACTCTCTTGCTCCTAAGTGTTTACTGT CTTCATCAAAACCTTGCGAAATTGACAATTGTCCAGAAAATAGTATCTGTTCTGAAGATAGAACTTGCAAATGTGATTATGGATATCTCATCGTTGacggaaaatgtaaaaaag GAAAATTTCAAGAAATCCTCGAACCTTGCTTTGTCGAAAACAGGGAGATTTTCTCGTGTGATTTTCATAAACGCAGCCTGTGCAAGTCAGGAAAATGCGTTTGCTTTGA tGCGTTCTTCTTGGATAAAGCCAGTGGTACGTGCAAACCCCAGGCTGAATTCCTAAAAGCTAATAATCTTACAG AATATCGTGTCATGCCTGGTAGCTACTGCAGGAACAACTCAGATTGCATTGAAGGATTATCCTGCGTAGATTTTGAGTGTGCTTGCCCAGG ACACAAGGCAAGTGTTATGCGAGCAGCACTTGCTCAACGGAACACGACCACCGACCATATGGAATTAAACCCACTTCAAACCTAG